In Natrinema sp. HArc-T2, the genomic window GGCGGGCAGGACAAAACGGCGACGGAACCGGTGGGTCTCGAGCAGTTACAACCGTCTCACTCGACGCTGACCGTCACCGTCGCCTCGGCACCGTCGGCCAGCGCCGCGACGAGATCGTGGCCGAACCCTTCGGCTGCGAACTCGGCACCGACCATGATCGTCCGGTCGTCGACGTAGTCGCTCGTCCGCCCCACCGCGCTTCGCTCGTTCGTCAGCTCGAGATCGGGATGACCACATCCCGTGACCGATTCCGTGTGACCGTCAGCCTCGACAGTAACCGTGATCGTCGCATCAGCATCCTGGCAGGCCGCGACGAACTCGGGGTCGAAATCAGCTGGCGAACGGTCGGCCTCGATCGCGAGGATGCAGTCGCCCGCAGGAGTGAGATAGTCGTCAGTCGTCACTTCGAAGGTGCTCGCATGTTCGGCACTGACGTGCTCGTGGCCGCGAGCGTGGATGACTTCGTCCATGCGACGGAGTTCGGTGCCGGGCGGAAAACGGAATCGAATCGGGCCCGTCTCGAGCCCGTGTGTCGCTCAGACGAGGCTCGCGCCGTCGAAGTCACCGCGACTGTAGTCGATCTCCATCAGATCGAGGATCGTCGGCGTGATGTCGAAGAGGTCGGCGTCCTCGATCGACGCTTCCGGATCGTCGATGTAAAGCGACGTGTTGTCGAAGCTGTGCATCCCGTTGCGTGGCCCCGTGGTAAAGATCTCGGAGTTTGCTTTGAACCCGGACTTCAGATCGAAGCCCTTGTTCGGAATCGCGACCAGATCGGGCGCGATGTCGTCGTGGTCGCCACGGAAGGCCGCTTCCTTCTCGACGACACGGTCGACGACCTTGTTGCCGTCGGGACCCTCGAGGTCCTCGAGATCGGCTTTGAGCTGGTCGCGGACCTCGTCGTACTCGGATTCGGGGACGGAGCCGCGGGGTTCGCGTCCCTCGAGGTTGATGTAGAAACGACCAGGGATGAACGAGTAGGCTTTCGTATCAGTCGAGATATCGCCCAGTTCCTCGGGCTCGTCGGTCTGGAAGGAGAGCCAGCCCTCCTCTCGGAGCCACTCGTTGAAGTGGACTTCGTAGTCGAGACTGGTGAAGCCGTGGTCGGAGGCGACGATCATGGTAACGTCGTCGGGGAGTGTCTCGCGCAGCCGACCGATGTAGTCGTCGACCTTCTGGTAGAACTCGATGAAGTCGTCTTTGTACTCGCCGTCGCGCTCGTAGTCCTTGAAGAGGAAGTGATTGACCCGGTCGGTCGTCATGAAGACGCCAAAGAAGAGGTCCCAGTCGTCTTCCTCGATGTAGTGTTTGAACGCCTCGAAGCGCGCGTCGACGGTCGCGTGAGCGTCCTCGATGAACTCGGCCTTGTCGTCCTGATGCCCGAGTTTCGGGTTGACGTCGATCCGATAGTCGAGCGTCTCGAGGTAGTCACGAACGTCATCGGGGTAGGCTGCTTTCTCGAGGTCGGGCGAGAGAAAGCCCGAGACCATCCGCTGGACGTCGCGCTGTGGCGGGAACGTGACGGGGACGTTCAGTACTGTCGCCGTGCGACCGGCTTCCTGAACGCGGTCCCAGACACGGTTAGCCTGGACGTCACGGCCCATCGGGACATAGGTGTCGTAGGTGCCGACTTCCCGGTCCTGGAAGCCGTAGACGCCGGTCTCGCCGGGGTTCTTCCCAGTCGTCAGCGACGGCCAGCAGGCGCTGGATTCCGGCGGGACGATACTCGAGATTTCTGCCGCCGTGCCGTCGTCGGCGAGTGCTGCAAAGTTGGGAAACAGTTCCTCGTGCTCTGAAAGGAGACTATACGGTACGCCATCGACCCCAATAAACGCGACTCGGGGATCGCCGTCGCCCCGTAATCGGTCGAACAGACCCATGGCCGGACGTAGTTCGACCGGGTACAAGAAGGTTCGTTTCGGAACAGTGTTTTGCGAATACCTGCGACACCGGCTGCTGCAATGAGAGTCCCCCTCAGCTACCGATGAGAGAGGGGTCGAGACGAGGACGAGAGCGAACGACAGACGCCGTGACCGGTCCGTGAGTCGTCGTCTTCGAACACGCTCGTGGAGTTACTCGTCGCGGTCGCTCGAGTCCGCGGGCTCGAAGTTCGCTGGGACGACCGTGAGGTGGGCCATGCCAACGCCGGATTCGGCTGCGGTGTCGGCTGCCGATCCCGAACGTGGGGCGGAGTTGGATGCTGCCATACGGTGAGAACTACGGGAGAGACGGGGATAAAATTACCCATGCTCATAACGCATCCGGCGACAGGCCGGAGATAACTCTGGGGAATCGACCGGTGGAGCCGACGACAGAAAGGAAAAACGACCGGTCGCGGTCGTTACTCGAAGTGCTCTTCGTAGAGGTCCTGGGCGTGCTCGATCGCGTCGTAGGCAGCCTGCTTGTCCTCCCAGCCCTGTGTCTCGACTTCCTTGCCTTCCTCGAGGTTCTTGTAGGTCTCGAAGAACTCGTCGATCTCGTCGAGTTGCTGCTGTGGGATGTCGTCGAGGTCTTCGATGTGGTCGTAGCGTGGGTCCTCACTCGGGACGGCGATGACCTTGTCGTCCTGCTCGCCATCGTCGTCCATCTTCATCAGGGCGACGGGACGGGCTTCGATGACACAGCCGGGGAACGTCTGATCCTCGACGAGGACGAGCACGTCGAAGGGATCCTCGTCGTCGTAATAGGACTGCGGGATGAAACCGTAGTCGCTCGGATAGTGAACGTTGCTGTGGAGCACGCGGTCGAGGACGACGCCCGGCACGTCCTTGTCGTACTCGTACTTGTTTCGCTCGCCTTTGAGACATTCCACGACGGCGTAGATCTCTTCGGGTGCGTTCGGTCCAGTTTCGAGGTCTTCCCAGAGGTTGACCATGTACCGGAAGGTCCACCGTCGATCAAAAAGTACTTTCGTAATCGACTGTCAGTATTCGAGTGACGGTTGCCAGATATTCGACAGACACCACGAAGGCCCGTTACACCCGTCTCCGGCCTCGTATCGGTCGGTCGCCGGGTGTCCGACCGGCTGATACGAAGGGATAGTTGACAAGTCTTAAATAGTCTGGTGACAATTGCACAAGTATGTCAGAGGCACAATCAATCACCGGCGAACAGAGTATTGCACGCGAACTCACCGCCTTCCAAAACAACATCCTCGTCATCCTCGCGAAAGAGCCGATGTACGGCCTCGCGATCAAGCGTGAACTCGAGGACTACTACGGAACGGAAGTAAACCACGGACGTCTCTACCCCAACCTCGACGAACTCGTCGACCTGGGACTGGTCGAAAAGAGCGAACTCGACAAGCGAACCAACCAGTACTCGCTGACCGACGACGGCTACGAGGCCGTCCTCGACGGCATCGAGTGGACGCTCTCGAAGGTCGTCACGGGCGACGACCGCGCCGACGAGATCCGCGACATCGTCGAAAACAGCTACTAGAACTGGTGTTACGGGGCTCGCTCGTCAGCAGTCTCGAAGACCAGTTCGATCGATTCTTCGATCACTTCCTGTTGATTGTCCGATGGCCAGGCGTTCCTGACGAAGTAGTCCGTTCGAAACTCCGCAAGTTCGTCACCAGTCAGTGATTCGATCGGCTTCGCGTAGTGGTTGCCCGCGAAATCGGCCAGGATTGCCGCATTGTCGCCGTGAACGTCGCCGTGGGCGTCCCTGACCGTCGCGACGAGGTCGCGGTTGTGGGCGTCGACGTCGTCCCAGTCGTCCGGATCGCCCGCCCCCTCGAGTGGAATCTCGACCGCGCGGTCGATGTCATCGATGCGGTCGGTTCGGATGACGCCGTCCTCGTGCCACTCTTCGGGATGGAGCACGAGCACGTCGTCGCCGTCGTCGTCGCGGATGCGAGATGTAAAATCGTGTTCCTCGAGGAGGTCGTCACGACGGTCCTCGTAGGCCGTTGCCTCGTTGTCGTCGACCGCGGTGCGCTTCAGGCGGGTCAGTCGTTCGACTTCGTCGACGACATCCAGGGGGAGATCCGTCTCGTCGCTTGCAGCTCCGTCACCGTCCTCATCGCCGTCGATCGCGTTCGGATCGGTCATGAGAGCACGTACGCACGCGAGCGGTTTTCCGCTTGCCGATCCAGACCCAGACTTGGGCGTCGGCCCGCGTGGCGTCAGCGTCAGGCCTGATCAAGCGCCTCGTTGACGAGCCCGTCCGCGCGCTCGTTGACATCTCGCGGGACGTACTCGAGGGTCCACTCGTCGAACGCGGCCAGCAGTTCGTGGACGGTCACGCGCTTCTCGCGGAGTTCAGGGTTGTTGGTGTCGTACTCGCCACGAACCTGTTTGACGATGAGTTCGGAGTCGCCGCGGACGTGGATCTCGTCGTAGCCGTAGTCGCGGGCAGCCTCGAGTCCTGCGATCAGCGCGTCGTACTCGGCCTGATTGTTCGTCGCCGTCCCGATGGTCTCGCCGTCCTCGGCGACGATCCCATCGCCCGTGACGATCACCCAGCCGATCGCAGCGGGACCGGGATTACCTCGCGAGCCACCGTCGAAGTAGACGTGGGCGCGCCCACCGCTCTCGCGCAGCAGCGCCTCGAGGTCGCGTGGGTCCGACCCCTGAATCACGATCTTGTCGTCGTAGGCGACGGCCGTCGCCCCGCCCCGGCTGGCCCGCCAGCGCTCGTGGTCCGTGTTACCAGACTCGACTGAAACGCCCGCATCCTCGAGTCGCTCGCGGGCCGTCTCGACGTCACATTCGATAACCGGCATTCGTGTCCGGGATCGGCCAGAATCGGATAAAGGTTTTCCGGTTCCCGATCGTAAACTCCGGGTATAAACGCTTGTACTGGCTGTTTTCGGGCAATACGGATCGGGCCAGCAAAATCCTTACCAAACATTTATATACTGTGGTGATACTACTATAAAAGTGCGATGACACGGTCCACCCGCCAGCGGGAGCGAACGCGCGAGACGGACGAGACCGAGGATCAGGAAGGGGTACGTGCCTGCCCCGAGTGTGAATCGGATAATCTCGTTAAGGACTCCGACCGGGGAGAGCTCATCTGCGAAGACTGTGGGCTCGTCGTGGAGGAGGAACAGATCGACCCCGGCCCGGAGTGGCGGGCGTTCAATCACCAGGAACGGCAGGAAAAGTCCCGCGTCGGCGCGCCGACGACCCAGACGATGCACGACAAGGGGCTGACGACGACAATCGACTGGAAAGACAAGGACGCCTACGGTCGCTCGATTTCTTCGAAAAAGCGCAGTCAGATGCACCGGCTGCGAAAATGGCAGGAACGGATTCGAACCAAAGACGCCGGCGAACGCAATCTCCAGTTCGCACTCAGTGAGATCGACCGGATGGCCTCTGCACTGGGGGTGCCACGCTCGGTTCGTGAGGTCGCGTCGGTCATCTATCGACGCGCGCTCAAAGAAGACCTCATCCGCGGACGCTCGATCGAAGGCGTCGCGACGTCGGCGCTCTATGCCGCCTGTCGCAAGGAAGGAATTCCTCGAAGCCTCGAGGAAATCTCGGAAGTCTCCCGCGTCGAACGCAAAGAGATCGGTCGCACGTATCGATACATCTCGCAGGAACTCGGCCTCGAGATGCGTCCCGTCGACCCGAAAAAATACGTCCCGCGCTTCTGTTCTGAACTCGAACTGTCCGAGGAGGTCCAGACCAAGGCCAACGAGATCATCGAGAAGACGGCCGAGGAAGGGCTGCTGTCGGGCAAGTCACCAACGGGATACGCCGCGGCTGCGATCTACGCTGCCTCCCTTCTCTGCAACGAGAAGAAGACCCAGCGCGAGGTCGCCGACGTCGCACAGGTGACCGAGGTGACGATCCGGAATCGGTATCAAGAACAGATCGAAGCGATGGGCATTCACGGCTAGCCGAGCGTCTTCACTCCCGATTTTATCGCGCGAAAATCCAACGTAGCAGCCGCATCGTCGGCTGATACGGTTTACTGTCAGTCATTGCCGGTGCACCCGCGACCGTCCTGCGGGTGCACCGGTAAACAGTGACAATAATACGTATGAAACGAAATGACCGTCGAACCCAACAGCTAGTCGTCTTTCCCGACGCTGATGACCTGCAACAGCGAGTAAACGGGGACGCCCTCAAGTTCTTCGACGCCCTGTTTGTCGGCGAGGACGACACAGGCGAGCGGTTTCCCGCCTTCGGCGCGGATGGCTTCGATCGTTTCGCGCATGGTGGTGCCACTGGTGACGATGTCGTCGACGACGTAGCACTCGCGGTCGCGGATACCGGCGAAATTTCGGCTAAACGTGCCGCCGAGTTCCTCGATATCGCCTTCCTCCCACTGGTGTTTCGCCGGCGTGTAGGTTCCGAGATCGGTCTCGAGTTCGCGTGCGACCAGCGTCGCAATGGGGCCGCCGGCTTTTTCGATACCGATCGTCAGGTCCACGTCTTCGCCGTGTTTGGCGAGCATGTCGGCCATCGCCGAGGCGATATAGTTCATTCGCTTGCTGTCCCGGCCGATCGCCGACCAGTCGACGTGGATGTCCTGTGGGCCGCTCACGCCGTTGGCCGGCGGCTGGGCCGGTTCCTCGGTCTGCTGGGGTGTCGTGCCGCTGCGCTCGACGAGCCAGCTCGCGGTCTCCCGCGAGACGTTTAGCTCGTCTGCAATCTCGCCCTTGGAGAGCCCCCGGGACGCGAGCTCGGCCGCGCTCTCGATGAGGTCGTCGACGTTTTTCATATAGCTGTGAATTCGACCGCCGTTTTTATAGTCGTGTCGTCATCCGGGGTTCCTGCCGACTCGTCGTCGGCAGTCGCGGTGTGTGGGAACGCACGATCGACGGACTCGAGGCCGTAGATCCCGGTCACGATCGCCTCGAGCAGCCAGTCGGGAAGCTCTGCGAGCGTGTCGATCGCCGCCTCGAAGTGGCTTCGATTGGAGTTGACGCTGCCGATGACGGCCTTGTTGTGAAGGACGAGTTCGCGATGTAGATGGCCGCCGTCGACTTCGAATTCCCAGTCGCCGGGGACGCCAAGTAGGGCGGCGACGCCGTTGGGAGCGAGCGCGTCGATGGACTCGAAAGCGTGTTTGGCGTAGCCAGTGGCCTCGTAGACGAGGTCCATCGGCTCGTAGGCCGCCGGAATCTCGGGGACCGGCGTCTCTCGGGAGTCGATGTAGGTCGCGCCGAGTCGCTCGATGACATCAATTACCGGATGTGGCCGGTCTTTCCGGCCGAGGCAGTAGACCCGCTCGAAGTCGTCTGCCGCGGAAAACATTGCGGCGGTCAACAGGCCCAGCGAGCCGGTACCGAGGACGAGCGCGGAGTCAGGCTGCCAGTCAAAGGCCGACCGGCTCGCGCGGGCGTGCCGGAGCGCCTTCTCGGTAATACTGAGCGGTTCGACGAGAAAACCCCACGGAGCGAGGTCGGCAGGGATCGGAACCAGAAACTCAGCCGGGCTCGTAATATACTCGGCCATGAACCCGTGTGCGCCGACGATCCCGCGTTCGACGTACGCGCCCGCGGGTGCCATATCGGGCTCGCCGCGCTCGAAGAACTCGTTGGTCTCCGTCCCCGGCGGTGGTCGACGGACCGTCGGGACGACGGACTGGCCCGCCTCGAGTCCGGTGTCGTTCGGATCGTCGACGACGCCGACGGCCTCGTGGCCGAGGACGAGCCGGTCGTCGCCTTCGGGAGGGCCGCCGTGGCTGCCCTCGATGACCTCGTAATCGGTACCATCGACGCCCACGCGGTGGATCCGCACGAGCGCCTCGCCGGGGGCTGGTTCTGGAACGGGCCGCTCGACGACATCGGGGACGCCCGCTCCGGGCTGGACTGCGATGGCTTTCATACAGACACAGTAGGACCTGTGTTGATAAATATTTATTCCCGTTCGAGTTAATTGGTGCAGTATGAACGATCCAGACAGTCAGGCACGGCGAACCGTCGGGCCGGAGTCCCGACGCGACCACCAGCGGAAACGATTATCCGACTGCCCATGCCTGTAGCCTCCATGGAGCGATACGATCTCGTCTACCAGCTCTACGACGAGTACGACACGAAGACGCTACGAGAGTTCCAGGAGTTCGTTGACGTCTTCCCGGCCGTCGACTCCCGGGTCGCCCTCGAGCACTGGCAGGGAGCGACCGAAGAACTCGAGGAACGCAAAGACGAGATCCGGTCGTCGTTTGCGGCCGGCGAGACGTTCGCAGAGATCGCCGCCCGAGCGACCCGCGATCAGGCGTTTACCGCGCTCGACCTCGAGGCGAAGTACGGGCGGGCGGTCAACGTCCTCGTCCTCGACGTCGACGAGACGCTGCGCTCTGCGGGTGGGACCGACAACGAGATCCCCCGTGAGACGCTGCATCTCCTGACCGAGTTCCACGAGGCTGGTGTCCCGATCGTCATCTGTACGGGCCAGACCTTAGAGAACGTCAAGGGATTCGCGATCCAGGGACTGGGCAGCGAGATCGTTCACTCGGGGAACCTCTCGATCGTCTACGAGGCGGGGACCGGCGTGTTCACGCCGGGCCACGGCGCGGACACGAAGCAGTTGCTCTACGAGGACTTAGAGGAGGAGATCCGCACCGTCTTCGACGACGTGCGCTCGCGCGTGCTCCCGGAGGCACCCGAGGAGCTTCGGCGCGGCTGTCACCTGCAGGGCAACGAGTTCAACGTCACGATGAAGCCCAACTACGAGACCGGCTCCGCGGACGCCCGCGAGATCATCGACGAGGCGCTGGTCTATCTCATCGACCTGCTCGCTGACGCCGTCGGCGGGATCCTCGCGAACGGCGAACCCGAACACGAGGGCGACCGCACGGTCGACGACGAGACAATCACCGACTGGACCCGCGCCTTCTACGCCGCACAGGACCCCGAGATCAGGGCAGTCCTCGAGAGCGAGGGGTCCTACCCCGACCTCGCGGCCGACGCAGTGCCCGACACACTCACCGCGATCCTCGAGCGGATCGACGTCGCCTACTACGAGGCCGACGCGGCCGAAATCGGCAGCCTCGAGCTGAACAAGGTGGTCGGCGTCGAGCGCGCGCTGGACGTCCTCGGGGTCGACGACCCGTTCGCGCTCGTGATGGGCGACTCGAAGAGCGACCTCCGCGTGATGCAGTGGGTCGCCGCAAACGACGCCGGCATCGCAGCCGCCCCGGAACACGCTTCGCAGGACACCTTAGAGCACGTCCTCGAAACGGACGAACTCGTCTTCGATCGCGGGAAAAGCGTCGACGTGCTCCGGACGGTGTACGCGCTCAATCGGCTGGCCCGACTCAGCTAAGCAGCACCCTCAGACGACGACCGCTGGTATCCCCGTTCGACAACGGCTTTCAGACCGTCACGAGCCGTGACGTGCTCGGTTAAACGGCCGGCATACAAAGGCCCGCCCATCAATCCGATTCGAGCCCTCTAGTTTTTCAGTACGACCGCGACAGTAGCGTCGTTCGTCGACCGGATTCGATACCACACCGAGATAGTACTGATGACGACGATCGCAGAACTCTCGCTTTCGACGGCGGAGTTTGCACTCGCACAGACCGTCGAACACCGACCGGCCCTCGAGCTTCGCGTCGAAAGCGTCGTCGCGGAGGGACCGACCCGGACCGCCCCGCTCGTCTGGTTCTCGAACGTCGACTCCGGGGCGCTCGAGCCGACCCTCGAGTCGGACCCGACCGTCGCCGAGTATCGGCAGCTGCTCGAGCGCACCGCCGACGGCGATCTGTTCTACCGGCTCGAGTACGCCGAGACCGCCGAGTCGGTCTGTCGGTGTGTCTACAGCCACGACGGAACGGTCCTCGACGCACACGTCCGCGACGAGCAGTGGACGCTCCGGCTGCTCTTTCCCCATCGCGAGGAGTTGGCAGCGGCCGTCACAGCGATCGAAGACCACGGCGTCAGCATCGACATCAGGCGCATGGTCGAAGCCGGGCAGGACGAGCAGTTCGAGACGACAGCGGCGCTGACCGAACCCCAACAGGAAGCGATCGCCGAAGCCTACCGCCAGGGGTACTACGACGTGCCACGCGAAATCTCGCTCGAGGAGCTCGCGAACGAACTCGACATCTCCCATCAGGCGCTCTCCGAGCGGCTTCGGCGGGCGAACCGCGTCCTCGCGGGCGAACGGATAGACGAGTCGGCAAGCGAGATAGCGACCCCGGACTGACGGCGAGTGCGAGAGCCGGCGGGCGTTTTTTGGCCGTGCTCGACGGAGAAGGCGGTATGTCACACCACGATCCCGGCGCTGCCGATCCGCTGTCGCTGCACGGCGTCGTGCCACCGACCGTCACCGCGTTCGACGCCGACGAATCCGTCGACTACGAGGGGACGGCCGCCCACGCCCGGTTCGTCGTCGACCGCGGCGCTCACGGGGTCTTCCCGCTGGGGACCAACGGCGAATTCCCGCTGCTGTCGGGCACGGAACGCGACCGAGTCGTCGAGGCCGTCGTCGACGAAATCGGCGGCGAGGTGCCGGTCATCGCCGGCGTCGGCGCACCGAGTACCTATCGGACCGTCGCCCACGCCGAACACGCCGAATCCGTCGACGCGGACGGGATCGTCGTCGTCACGCCCTACTACTACCCGCTGGACCACGAGGGCGCGATCGAGCACTACCGGCGGGTCGCCGAGGCCGTCTCTGTCCCGGTCTACATCTATCACATCCCGAGCAAGACCGGCAACGAACTGTCCCTCGAGACACTGTCCGCCCTCGCAGAGATCGACACCATCGCCGGCGTCAAAGACTCGAGCAAGGACGTGCCGTGGCTCGCCCAGGCGATCGATGCCAATCCCGACCTGACCTTCCTCGCTGGGTCGGACTCGCTGGTCTTCACCGGACTCGAGGTGGGCTGTTCGGGCGCGGTCAGTGCCGTCGCGAACGTCTTCCCGGAGCTCGTCGTCGACTGCTACGAGGCCTACGATGCGGGCGACGAGGACCGCGCACGCGAACTCCAGAGTACGATCTTCCAGGTACGAAACGCGCTCAAGACCGGCGGCGCGTACATGTCTGGCGTCAAAACGGCGCTTCGCATGCGCGACTTCGACGCCGGCCCGTTGCGGAGTCCGCTGCGGCTGAAAGACGACGGGTCCGCGCAGGAAATGCGCGAGCAACTCGAGGAACTGGACCTCGCTGGGCTCTAATACGGTCTGCTGTCACGGTTTCTCGGTGCCCGCAGGGCGGTCGCGGGCCCGCTGGACATGACTGACAGGAGTCCGTATAACTCGGTCGGCTGTCGGCGAACAGTATATTCACGTCCCGCCCGTACCCACGTTCGTGACCGGATACGACGCCGTCGTCTACGATCTGGACGGAACGCTCGTGGAACTCGACGTCGACTGGGACGCCGTCGCCGTCGACGTTCGGGAGATCTATCACCGTGCGGACATCGAGCCGCCGGGTGACGGACTCTGGGGAATGCTCGAGACAGCC contains:
- a CDS encoding transcription initiation factor IIB family protein, producing the protein MTRSTRQRERTRETDETEDQEGVRACPECESDNLVKDSDRGELICEDCGLVVEEEQIDPGPEWRAFNHQERQEKSRVGAPTTQTMHDKGLTTTIDWKDKDAYGRSISSKKRSQMHRLRKWQERIRTKDAGERNLQFALSEIDRMASALGVPRSVREVASVIYRRALKEDLIRGRSIEGVATSALYAACRKEGIPRSLEEISEVSRVERKEIGRTYRYISQELGLEMRPVDPKKYVPRFCSELELSEEVQTKANEIIEKTAEEGLLSGKSPTGYAAAAIYAASLLCNEKKTQREVADVAQVTEVTIRNRYQEQIEAMGIHG
- a CDS encoding rnhA operon protein, with translation MTDPNAIDGDEDGDGAASDETDLPLDVVDEVERLTRLKRTAVDDNEATAYEDRRDDLLEEHDFTSRIRDDDGDDVLVLHPEEWHEDGVIRTDRIDDIDRAVEIPLEGAGDPDDWDDVDAHNRDLVATVRDAHGDVHGDNAAILADFAGNHYAKPIESLTGDELAEFRTDYFVRNAWPSDNQQEVIEESIELVFETADERAP
- the rnhA gene encoding ribonuclease HI produces the protein MPVIECDVETARERLEDAGVSVESGNTDHERWRASRGGATAVAYDDKIVIQGSDPRDLEALLRESGGRAHVYFDGGSRGNPGPAAIGWVIVTGDGIVAEDGETIGTATNNQAEYDALIAGLEAARDYGYDEIHVRGDSELIVKQVRGEYDTNNPELREKRVTVHELLAAFDEWTLEYVPRDVNERADGLVNEALDQA
- a CDS encoding helix-turn-helix domain-containing protein — its product is MTTIAELSLSTAEFALAQTVEHRPALELRVESVVAEGPTRTAPLVWFSNVDSGALEPTLESDPTVAEYRQLLERTADGDLFYRLEYAETAESVCRCVYSHDGTVLDAHVRDEQWTLRLLFPHREELAAAVTAIEDHGVSIDIRRMVEAGQDEQFETTAALTEPQQEAIAEAYRQGYYDVPREISLEELANELDISHQALSERLRRANRVLAGERIDESASEIATPD
- a CDS encoding dihydrodipicolinate synthase family protein, coding for MSHHDPGAADPLSLHGVVPPTVTAFDADESVDYEGTAAHARFVVDRGAHGVFPLGTNGEFPLLSGTERDRVVEAVVDEIGGEVPVIAGVGAPSTYRTVAHAEHAESVDADGIVVVTPYYYPLDHEGAIEHYRRVAEAVSVPVYIYHIPSKTGNELSLETLSALAEIDTIAGVKDSSKDVPWLAQAIDANPDLTFLAGSDSLVFTGLEVGCSGAVSAVANVFPELVVDCYEAYDAGDEDRARELQSTIFQVRNALKTGGAYMSGVKTALRMRDFDAGPLRSPLRLKDDGSAQEMREQLEELDLAGL
- the gfcR gene encoding transcriptional regulator GfcR, whose protein sequence is MKNVDDLIESAAELASRGLSKGEIADELNVSRETASWLVERSGTTPQQTEEPAQPPANGVSGPQDIHVDWSAIGRDSKRMNYIASAMADMLAKHGEDVDLTIGIEKAGGPIATLVARELETDLGTYTPAKHQWEEGDIEELGGTFSRNFAGIRDRECYVVDDIVTSGTTMRETIEAIRAEGGKPLACVVLADKQGVEELEGVPVYSLLQVISVGKDD
- a CDS encoding inorganic diphosphatase, translating into MVNLWEDLETGPNAPEEIYAVVECLKGERNKYEYDKDVPGVVLDRVLHSNVHYPSDYGFIPQSYYDDEDPFDVLVLVEDQTFPGCVIEARPVALMKMDDDGEQDDKVIAVPSEDPRYDHIEDLDDIPQQQLDEIDEFFETYKNLEEGKEVETQGWEDKQAAYDAIEHAQDLYEEHFE
- a CDS encoding alkaline phosphatase family protein — its product is MGLFDRLRGDGDPRVAFIGVDGVPYSLLSEHEELFPNFAALADDGTAAEISSIVPPESSACWPSLTTGKNPGETGVYGFQDREVGTYDTYVPMGRDVQANRVWDRVQEAGRTATVLNVPVTFPPQRDVQRMVSGFLSPDLEKAAYPDDVRDYLETLDYRIDVNPKLGHQDDKAEFIEDAHATVDARFEAFKHYIEEDDWDLFFGVFMTTDRVNHFLFKDYERDGEYKDDFIEFYQKVDDYIGRLRETLPDDVTMIVASDHGFTSLDYEVHFNEWLREEGWLSFQTDEPEELGDISTDTKAYSFIPGRFYINLEGREPRGSVPESEYDEVRDQLKADLEDLEGPDGNKVVDRVVEKEAAFRGDHDDIAPDLVAIPNKGFDLKSGFKANSEIFTTGPRNGMHSFDNTSLYIDDPEASIEDADLFDITPTILDLMEIDYSRGDFDGASLV
- a CDS encoding HAD family hydrolase, which codes for MERYDLVYQLYDEYDTKTLREFQEFVDVFPAVDSRVALEHWQGATEELEERKDEIRSSFAAGETFAEIAARATRDQAFTALDLEAKYGRAVNVLVLDVDETLRSAGGTDNEIPRETLHLLTEFHEAGVPIVICTGQTLENVKGFAIQGLGSEIVHSGNLSIVYEAGTGVFTPGHGADTKQLLYEDLEEEIRTVFDDVRSRVLPEAPEELRRGCHLQGNEFNVTMKPNYETGSADAREIIDEALVYLIDLLADAVGGILANGEPEHEGDRTVDDETITDWTRAFYAAQDPEIRAVLESEGSYPDLAADAVPDTLTAILERIDVAYYEADAAEIGSLELNKVVGVERALDVLGVDDPFALVMGDSKSDLRVMQWVAANDAGIAAAPEHASQDTLEHVLETDELVFDRGKSVDVLRTVYALNRLARLS
- a CDS encoding PadR family transcriptional regulator, giving the protein MSEAQSITGEQSIARELTAFQNNILVILAKEPMYGLAIKRELEDYYGTEVNHGRLYPNLDELVDLGLVEKSELDKRTNQYSLTDDGYEAVLDGIEWTLSKVVTGDDRADEIRDIVENSY
- a CDS encoding glucose 1-dehydrogenase, with protein sequence MKAIAVQPGAGVPDVVERPVPEPAPGEALVRIHRVGVDGTDYEVIEGSHGGPPEGDDRLVLGHEAVGVVDDPNDTGLEAGQSVVPTVRRPPPGTETNEFFERGEPDMAPAGAYVERGIVGAHGFMAEYITSPAEFLVPIPADLAPWGFLVEPLSITEKALRHARASRSAFDWQPDSALVLGTGSLGLLTAAMFSAADDFERVYCLGRKDRPHPVIDVIERLGATYIDSRETPVPEIPAAYEPMDLVYEATGYAKHAFESIDALAPNGVAALLGVPGDWEFEVDGGHLHRELVLHNKAVIGSVNSNRSHFEAAIDTLAELPDWLLEAIVTGIYGLESVDRAFPHTATADDESAGTPDDDTTIKTAVEFTAI
- a CDS encoding DUF371 domain-containing protein, producing the protein MDEVIHARGHEHVSAEHASTFEVTTDDYLTPAGDCILAIEADRSPADFDPEFVAACQDADATITVTVEADGHTESVTGCGHPDLELTNERSAVGRTSDYVDDRTIMVGAEFAAEGFGHDLVAALADGAEATVTVSVE